GGCGGCAAGGATGGCGTTCCAGTTTCCCGCTTGGCATCTGGTCAGTGTGGCAACAACAATTACAAAGGAACCATCACTGGCGGTGGTACTGCCGGCTTTGTCGGCACTGGACCTGCTGCGACGGATGCGAAGCGTCCTTTCGCCGTTGCCCACGCCTTCTTTGCGGAAGGCCTGAGCAGCAACTATGCGTCGAGTTGGCACTTCGCCCGCACAGGCGTTCGCGTCGTCGATATGGGTGAGGATGTGATTGTTCGCAAGACTGGCATCGCAGCGGAAGATACCAAGCCTGGCGTTAAAGGGCTCAGTACCACGATGGGTGGCCTGACTCGCCGAGTTGCCGAAACCGCCAGCGTGCCCTCCTCGTCGATCGCTCTGCTGGGCGACGCCGGTCCTGGTGACATCAACGAAGCAGTGCTAACACATACGATCGAACAAAACGGTGAAGACACCAACGACTTCATCTCGACCGCCCTCAATAGCAAGAAGCAACGTCTGTGGGCCAGCCAGGGCATGCTACTCGCTGAAACGATGAACGATGGTCCAGCCTATTTTGACGCCGCCAAGTTTGCTGTGAAGCTGATTGCCAAAGAAGCAATCCTGTCCGATCAGGTCGCTTGCGATTTCAAGAATAACTGCCCTCCCCCAATCGGCCCAGGCGGATCGGCAGGAACTCGTACTTACCTGCAAGACACTCGTGACTGGTTTGCCGTTCACGACGGTGGCCGCAATGCCTCCTGCAACATTGTGATGGTCGACGGTAGCGTCAAGTCGTTCCAAGACAATAACGGCGACGGCTTCCTGAACCCAGGTTTTGCTGTGAGCGGCATTACAGCTGCTACTCAGGCCTCGATTGGTTACAGCAACGGTGACTTGGAAATTCAGCCCGGCGAAATGTTCAACGGCGTGTTTCTGAACCGCCTGACCAAGGGCAAGTTCGAAGAGTAAATCTGATGAGAAGTGCCAAAGCAATTGCTTTTGGCAATTCAAAAACTCGCTAAGGGCAGACGGCGCGCAGATGCGAGCCGTCTGCCTCTTGGCAGTTATAGCAAGGTGTTGCCAAAGGGATCTGGGAAGGACCGAAATGAACCGTGTATTCGTAGTTGGTATGTCAATCTGTGCCCTATGCTGCGTGGCCATTGTTGCCCTGGCATCGCAAAGTGTCTTCCTCTTTAGGCATGCCAAGACTGACGGTCTGCGAGTTGTCATAGGCGAGCGAGGTGGAGCACAGATTGCCCCCGAATACCTCAATCCAGCTGCCTTCAAGGACGACGCCACTGCACCGCGCCTGCCTCGCGCCTTAGTGCCAGAGAAAAATTACGACTTCGGCATCATGAATCCACTTACCGAAGGGAAGCATGAATTTTTCATTCGGAACGTAGGCACCGCCCCACTGCTTGTCGACATCGAATCGACAACCTGCAAATGCACCGTGGGGGGAGTCAGCAAGAAAGAAGTCGAGCCAGGTGGCGAAACCAAGGTTACGCTCGAGTGGAATACTGGCCGCAATCTGTTTTTCACTCATGGCGCGGTGGTCAAAACAAACGATGCGTTTAACCGGACCATCGAACTTGTTGTCGACGGTAAAGTTCGCATGCTGGTCGGCAGCAATGTGAGGGAACTGATCGTCCCGAATATCGAGCCTGGTCAAGATAAAGATGCCGAATTCCTGCTCTATTCTCAGCTTTGGGACGAGCTAGTGGTCGCCGACATCTCTTGTGGCATCAGCGATCTCAAGTGGCAAGTGGTTGCGATGAAGCCAAGCGAAGCGCCCGAGCTCGACGCCAAAGTAGTGCGACGGGTCAGAGTCACAGTTCCAGGTTCGTTGGCCTCGGGCGATTTTGCGGACAGCCTCCGGATTATCGCGAAGCGCCCCAAGGCATCACCGGTGTCTGATAGTGCCAACGAGCAAACCGCTGCGTCGGAAGAATCTGAAGCGACAGAAACAGAGATTTTTGAATTGGCGATGCACGGCACCGTGCTCCGCCGTTTCGCATTATTTGGACCTGTGGTGCGCGGAGACGGAGTCTTGGAGTTAGGAGACATCCGCCACGGTCGCGGTAAGAAGTTCGTTATTCGCGGCAAAATTCGAGACGAGGTACGGACCCTTGGTGAATGCAGTGTGCAAACCACACCAGACTTCCTAAAAGCAACATTTGTCGAACGCCAGGGTGAAGACTCTGCGGTTGGCTTATATGAGCTCCATCTGGAGATTCCGGCGACTGCACCCGCTTGTCAGTTCCTGGGATCCCCCGAGGGGGAATTGGTCATTAAGTCGTCACATCCACGCCTCGGCGAACTGCGCTACAAGGTTCAGTTTGCGATTACCCCGTAGTTGTTCCGCTCCTACCGCCCCACCCGCTGGAATGAAAATGTCAGTTGCAGCCGTCGACTTTGATCCGTATCGGGATTGGCTAAAGGTGGACGATGTTGCCCACCCGCTGAACGCCTATCAGTTACTGCGTCTCGCTCCGTTGGAAGCGGACTTGTCAAAAATTCGTGTTGGCTACATGCGCCAACTCGACGCGCTCGATGCGAAGGGTGACCATGGCGACGGAGCACTAATCGACCGCCTTCGAGGAGAGCTTCAACAGGCTTTCGACCTGCTGTGCGATCAGGATCGTAAGGCGGTACTCGATGCTCAGCTGCGGCGTCGAACGAACACTTCAGTGCCGCAGCCTTCAGCCGAAGCGGTGGCCACCGCGGGGCACACCGTTCAATGCCGTCGATGCCTGAAGGGGAATTCACCCAATC
Above is a window of Anatilimnocola aggregata DNA encoding:
- a CDS encoding DUF1559 family PulG-like putative transporter, producing MKKSIRGAFTLIELLVVIAIIGILVALLLPAISKAREAARGAQCKNNLRQFGIGFHLFADKDPQGRLCTGAYDYLRDGCTDSYGWVADLVKIGAARPAEMLCPSNAVLHSEKTNELLGGDTSNGGKDGVPVSRLASGQCGNNNYKGTITGGGTAGFVGTGPAATDAKRPFAVAHAFFAEGLSSNYASSWHFARTGVRVVDMGEDVIVRKTGIAAEDTKPGVKGLSTTMGGLTRRVAETASVPSSSIALLGDAGPGDINEAVLTHTIEQNGEDTNDFISTALNSKKQRLWASQGMLLAETMNDGPAYFDAAKFAVKLIAKEAILSDQVACDFKNNCPPPIGPGGSAGTRTYLQDTRDWFAVHDGGRNASCNIVMVDGSVKSFQDNNGDGFLNPGFAVSGITAATQASIGYSNGDLEIQPGEMFNGVFLNRLTKGKFEE
- a CDS encoding DUF1573 domain-containing protein — its product is MNRVFVVGMSICALCCVAIVALASQSVFLFRHAKTDGLRVVIGERGGAQIAPEYLNPAAFKDDATAPRLPRALVPEKNYDFGIMNPLTEGKHEFFIRNVGTAPLLVDIESTTCKCTVGGVSKKEVEPGGETKVTLEWNTGRNLFFTHGAVVKTNDAFNRTIELVVDGKVRMLVGSNVRELIVPNIEPGQDKDAEFLLYSQLWDELVVADISCGISDLKWQVVAMKPSEAPELDAKVVRRVRVTVPGSLASGDFADSLRIIAKRPKASPVSDSANEQTAASEESEATETEIFELAMHGTVLRRFALFGPVVRGDGVLELGDIRHGRGKKFVIRGKIRDEVRTLGECSVQTTPDFLKATFVERQGEDSAVGLYELHLEIPATAPACQFLGSPEGELVIKSSHPRLGELRYKVQFAITP